One Tetrapisispora phaffii CBS 4417 chromosome 2, complete genome genomic region harbors:
- the TPHA0B00890 gene encoding mannose-1-phosphate guanylyltransferase (similar to Saccharomyces cerevisiae PSA1 (YDL055C); ancestral locus Anc_4.231): MKGLILVGGYGTRLRPLTLTQPKPLVEFANRPMILHQIEALANAGVTDIVLAVNYRPEVMVETLQKYEKEYGVSITFSVETEPLGTAGPLKLAEKILKKDNSPFFVLNSDVICEYPFKELADFHNAHGGKGTIVATKVDEPSKYGVIVHDIQTPNLIDRFVEKPVEFVGNRINAGLYILNPEVIDLIEMKPTSIEKETFPILVEQKSLYSFDLEGFWMDVGQPKDFLAGTVLYLSSVAKKNEEKLAKGSNIVGNVIVDPSAKISPSAKIGPNVTIGPNCVIGDGARIERSVILANSTVKEHSLVKSTIVGWNSTVGRWCRLEGVTVLGDDVEIKDEIYINGGKVLPHKCISTNVPQEAIIM; encoded by the coding sequence ATGAAAGGTTTAATTTTAGTAGGCGGTTACGGTACCAGATTGAGACCCTTGACGTTGACTCAACCAAAGCCTTTGGTGGAGTTCGCCAACAGACCAATGATCTTACACCAAATCGAGGCTTTGGCCAATGCCGGCGTCACCGACATCGTCCTAGCTGTCAACTACAGACCAGAAGTCATGGTTGAAACTTTGCAAAAATACGAAAAGGAATACGGTGTCTCCATCACTTTCTCCGTCGAGACCGAACCATTAGGCACTGCTGGTCCATTGAAGTTGGCTGAAAAGATCTTGAAGAAAGATAACTCTCCATTTTTCGTCTTGAACTCTGACGTCATTTGCGAATACCCATTCAAGGAACTAGCCGACTTCCACAACGCTCACGGTGGTAAAGGTACCATTGTCGCCACTAAAGTCGACGAGCCTTCTAAGTACGGTGTTATTGTCCATGACATTCAAACTCCAAACTTGATTGACAGGTTCGTTGAAAAGCCAGTCGAGTTCGTTGGTAACAGAATCAATGCTGGTTTATACATCTTAAACCCAGAAGTCATcgatttaattgaaatgaaACCAACTTCCATCGAAAAGGAAACTTTCCCAATCTTAGTCGAACAGAAGTCGTTATACTCTTTCGATTTAGAGGGCTTTTGGATGGATGTCGGTCAACCAAAGGATTTCTTAGCTGGTACTGTCCTATACTTATCTTCCGTCGCCAAGAAGAACGAAGAAAAATTAGCTAAAGGTAGCAACATCGTCGGTAACGTCATTGTCGACCCATCTGCCAAGATTTCTCCATCTGCCAAGATCGGTCCAAACGTCACTATCGGTCCAAACTGTGTCATCGGTGATGGTGCTAGAATCGAAAGATCTGTCATCTTAGCCAACTCCACCGTTAAGGAACACTCTTTAGTTAAATCCACAATCGTCGGTTGGAACTCCACTGTCGGTAGATGGTGTAGATTAGAAGGTGTCACCGTTTTAGGTGATGACGTCgaaattaaagatgaaatCTACATCAACGGTGGTAAAGTCTTACCTCATAAGTGTATTTCCACCAACGTCCCACAAGAAGCTATCATTATGTAG
- the FBP1 gene encoding fructose 1,6-bisphosphate 1-phosphatase (similar to Saccharomyces cerevisiae FBP1 (YLR377C); ancestral locus Anc_4.227), which produces MPALLENDLRRLSESNFETDIITLSRFLLDNQKDIKFATGEFTLLLNALQFAFKFISQTIRKAELINLVGLSGTSNSTGDDQKKLDVLGDEIFINTMKGSGNVKVLVSEEQEDLIVFNNAEGGYAVCCDPIDGSSNLDAGVSVGTIVSIFRLLPGSKGSIKDVLRSGNDMVAACYAMYGASTHLLLTTGAGVNGFTLDTEKGEFILTQPDLRLPSSRSIYSINEGNTKHWDAKIQKFIDSLKTCENNYSSRYIGSMVADMHRTFLYGGLFAYPADKKSPNGKLRLLYEAFPMAFLVEQAGGKAVNDEGKRILDLVPKNIHDKSSVWLGSQDEIDNYLKFISQP; this is translated from the coding sequence ATGCCCGCATTACTAGAAAACGACTTGAGACGTCTCTCTGAATCAAACTTCGAAACAGATATCATTACCTTGTCCAGATTCTTGCTGGACAACCAGAAGGACATAAAATTCGCAACAGGCGAGTTCACGCTGTTGCTGAACGCTTTGCAATTCGCATTCAAATTCATCTCCCAAACAATCAGAAAGGCAGAGCTGATCAACTTGGTTGGGCTCTCCGGCACTTCAAACTCAACTGGGGACGATCAAAAGAAGCTAGACGTGCTCGGCGATGAAATCTTCATCAACACAATGAAAGGGTCTGGCAACGTCAAGGTTCTGGTCTCCGAGGAACAGGAGGATCTTATTGTCTTCAACAACGCCGAGGGAGGTTACGCAGTCTGCTGCGATCCCATCGATGGTTCTTCCAATTTGGACGCCGGTGTCTCCGTGGGGACAATCGTATCCATTTTTAGACTTTTGCCAGGCTCCAAAGGCTCCATTAAGGACGTGCTGAGGTCCGGGAACGATATGGTTGCCGCTTGTTACGCTATGTATGGTGCATCGACTCATCTGTTGTTGACCACTGGCGCGGGTGTCAATGGTTTCACGTTGGACACAGAAAAAGGTGAGTTTATTTTGACACAACCAGACTTACGTTTGCCATCCTCAAGAAGCATTTACTCCATAAATGAGGGAAACACGAAGCACTGGGATGCAAAAATCCAGAAGTTCATAGATAGTTTGAAAACGTGCGAAAATAACTACTCTTCAAGATACATTGGTTCGATGGTAGCTGATATGCATAGAACCTTCCTATACGGTGGTTTATTTGCATATCCAGCCGACAAAAAATCCCCTAATGGTAAATTAAGGTTGCTGTACGAGGCATTCCCAATGGCATTCTTGGTCGAGCAAGCGGGTGGTAAAGCGGTTAATGACGAAGGTAAAAGAATTCTGGATCTAGTCCCAAAGAACATCCACGACAAGTCGTCGGTCTGGTTAGGCTCACAAGATGAGATTGATAACTACttgaaatttatttccCAACCTTAA
- the TPHA0B00910 gene encoding lysophospholipid acyltransferase family protein (similar to Saccharomyces cerevisiae SLC1 (YDL052C); ancestral locus Anc_4.226), which translates to MKSALYYARFVLFIILLMISALYGAIVSVICTLVNKQEYSQYLCARFFYFVMKNFFGIDVKVINEQYISNLPYIVVSNHQSTLDILMLGRMFPPGCTVTAKKSLKWIPFLGWFMSLSGTYFLERTNREKSVATLNRGLQAVKDEKKALWIFPEGTRSYTTDLEILPFKKGAFHLAQQGKIPILPVVVSNTSTLMNPKNGVFNRGCITVKVLEPISTENLKPEDVGTFSEKIREKMLKELKENVGYSEYINDTNIPATIDNKKHS; encoded by the coding sequence atgaaatcaGCTTTATACTATGCTAGATTTGTTTTATTCATCATTTTACTGATGATCTCTGCGTTATATGGTGCAATTGTTTCTGTAATTTGCACACTTGTCAACAAACAAGAGTACTCACAATATCTATGTGCtagatttttttattttgtaatgaAGAACTTTTTTGGTATTGATGTCAAGGTCATTAACgaacaatatatatcaaaCCTACCATACATTGTTGTCTCCAATCATCAAAGTACCTTGGATATTTTGATGTTAGGTAGAATGTTTCCGCCTGGATGCACGGTTACTGCCAAGAAATCTTTGAAATGGATTCCATTTTTAGGTTGGTTCATGTCATTAAGTGGAACTTACTTTCTAGAGAGAACTAATAGAGAAAAGAGTGTCGCCACTTTAAACCGTGGTCTACAAGCCGTTAAAGATGAAAAGAAAGCTTTGTGGATTTTCCCAGAAGGCACAAGATCTTACACAACTGATTTAGAGATCTTACCATTCAAGAAAGGCGCATTCCACTTGGCTCAACAAGGGAAAATTCCAATTTTACCAGTTGTTGTCTCGAATACGTCTACATTGATGAATCCAAAGAACGGTGTATTTAACAGAGGTTGCATCACTGTTAAAGTCTTGGAACCTATATCAACGGAAAACTTGAAACCTGAAGATGTCGGTACCTTCTCTGAAAAAATTCGTGAAAAGATGTTAAAGGAATTAAAGGAAAATGTTGGCTATTCCGAATACATTAATGATACCAATATTCCTGCAACTATTGACAATAAGAAGCATAGCTAA